One genomic region from Kineobactrum salinum encodes:
- a CDS encoding efflux RND transporter periplasmic adaptor subunit: MFKTQIKPLWTAGGLVVLLVLWLASGDILRAPDRAPEASEPSASALNRVQVREFRSQAHQPLLSVQGQVQAWQQVEMIARVGGEVMNLPVRQGSRVEKGTVLVELDAEDREARVAQLEADLALVEAELEATEKLGARDLTSQIEQLDAVAERARVRAELEAVKLALRNTRPTAPFDGFFDRRFVDEGDYVEPGQRLLRFADISRVRVSAQIPQQDVHKLEVGYPAAITLFDHHRLEGELSYIAAVADPETRSYYIEIEAENPDLRRIAGGSASIRIRLAQEQAHRISLSLLSLDGDGRMVVRYVDDEQRVHEQPVELLSTNREGAWVAGLPDRVKLITQGAGFVELGQEVEAVMAGEE; this comes from the coding sequence TTGTTCAAAACCCAAATCAAGCCGCTGTGGACTGCCGGTGGCCTTGTCGTTTTGTTGGTCCTGTGGCTGGCCTCAGGTGACATTCTGCGCGCACCGGATCGGGCGCCCGAAGCCTCGGAGCCATCTGCAAGCGCTCTCAACCGGGTTCAGGTGCGCGAGTTTCGAAGCCAGGCCCATCAGCCTCTGTTGTCAGTACAGGGGCAGGTGCAGGCCTGGCAGCAGGTAGAAATGATCGCCCGGGTGGGCGGTGAAGTCATGAACTTGCCCGTGAGGCAGGGCAGCCGGGTCGAAAAGGGCACAGTGCTGGTGGAACTGGACGCCGAAGACCGCGAAGCACGCGTGGCTCAGCTGGAAGCAGATCTGGCGTTGGTGGAAGCCGAACTCGAGGCAACTGAGAAGCTTGGGGCACGGGATCTCACCTCACAGATCGAGCAGCTCGACGCTGTTGCCGAACGGGCCCGGGTGCGGGCCGAACTGGAGGCGGTGAAGTTGGCGCTGCGGAACACCAGGCCCACAGCTCCATTTGACGGTTTTTTCGACCGGCGCTTTGTGGATGAAGGTGACTATGTCGAGCCCGGGCAGAGGCTGCTCCGTTTTGCTGATATCTCCCGGGTACGGGTAAGTGCCCAAATCCCGCAGCAGGATGTCCATAAACTTGAAGTCGGCTATCCGGCTGCCATCACCCTGTTTGACCACCATCGGCTCGAGGGTGAGCTAAGCTATATTGCTGCCGTGGCGGACCCTGAAACCCGCAGCTACTACATTGAGATAGAGGCTGAAAATCCCGATCTGCGCCGCATCGCCGGTGGTAGCGCCAGTATTCGGATACGGCTGGCACAAGAGCAGGCGCACCGGATCTCGCTCTCACTGCTTTCACTCGACGGGGACGGCCGGATGGTCGTTCGCTATGTCGATGACGAACAGCGGGTGCACGAGCAGCCCGTGGAATTGCTCAGCACCAATCGCGAGGGCGCCTGGGTGGCCGGTCTGCCCGATCGGGTGAAGCTGATTACGCAGGGCGCCGGTTTCGTCGAACTGGGACAGGAAGTCGAAGCGGTTATGGCCGGGGAGGAGTGA
- the hrpB gene encoding ATP-dependent helicase HrpB, with the protein MPADLSSFPVTELLPALREALAQGRDVVLEAAPGAGKTTVVPLALLPQAWLAGQIILLVQPRRVAARAAAARMAELLGEAVGQTIGYRIRLDSCVSDSTRVEVITEGILARRLQRDPGLNGVGLVVFDEFHERNLDSELGLALVLQGRELFREGPPLRLLVMSATLEAVPVAALLEHPAVLHSTGRQFPVTIEYGRAPGRNEPLAGAVARTVQLALRHQAGSVLVFLPGQAEINRVAGRLAEESQRDVMVAPLHGGLSLARQQQAIAPCPQGRRKVVLATNIAETSLTIEGISTVVDCGLERQPVFDTATGTTHLLTRRISRASAAQRAGRAGRLGPGHCYRLWSEEQQGRLPAQRQPELQQSDLAPLVLQLLAWGVQDPAELRWMEPPPAANYQQALAVLALCGAAFARDTATWQLTPHGVTLAQLPLHPRLGHMLLTGAQWGVLDTAALLAAALVERNPLAGREADLAATLAVLNGERPCPREFQPWLRRCRQQAAQYRRMIKGLTTARAGTVPPALEDAPGLLVAVAWPDRIARRRAGGDPGQYQLANGRSATLSVTDALCAQTWLATADVAGSRDAATDRIYSATALNPACFSDLLASLVSNEETAEWDTRSEQFSARSRRLVGRLELDSVPLEPVPEEALQRALAELLRRRGLQLLPWTPELQQWRARVALLRRLDLAAGQADSPWPDLGDEALLDQLEQWLLPWLGPVRKLQDFARLDLKGILLALLPWPLPADLERLAPERLAVPSGSSIRIDYLPPTPVLAVKLQEMFGCVRTPTVAAGRQSLQLQLLSPARRPLQVTQDLSSFWRDVYPQVRKEMKGRYPKHPWPEDPLQALPTAHTNRRLQQPR; encoded by the coding sequence ATGCCCGCCGACCTGTCTTCCTTCCCCGTTACCGAACTGCTGCCCGCGTTGCGCGAGGCCCTGGCACAGGGCCGGGACGTGGTGCTGGAAGCGGCGCCGGGTGCCGGCAAGACCACGGTGGTGCCGTTGGCGCTGCTGCCGCAGGCCTGGTTGGCGGGTCAGATCATACTGCTGGTGCAGCCACGCCGGGTCGCGGCGCGAGCCGCCGCGGCACGGATGGCAGAACTGCTGGGCGAGGCGGTGGGACAGACCATCGGCTACCGTATCCGGCTCGACAGCTGCGTGAGTGACAGTACCCGGGTGGAGGTCATCACCGAGGGGATTCTGGCGCGCCGGTTGCAGCGGGACCCCGGCCTGAACGGAGTGGGCCTGGTGGTGTTTGATGAGTTCCACGAGCGCAACCTGGATTCCGAGCTGGGCCTGGCGCTGGTGCTGCAAGGGCGAGAGCTGTTCCGCGAGGGACCGCCGCTGCGTTTGCTGGTCATGTCGGCAACGCTGGAGGCGGTACCGGTAGCAGCGCTGCTGGAGCATCCCGCGGTACTGCATTCCACCGGGCGCCAGTTCCCGGTGACAATCGAATACGGCCGTGCCCCGGGACGGAACGAGCCGCTGGCCGGAGCGGTGGCGCGCACAGTGCAGCTGGCGCTGCGGCACCAGGCGGGCAGCGTGCTGGTATTCCTGCCGGGGCAGGCCGAGATCAATCGGGTCGCCGGGCGGCTGGCGGAGGAATCGCAGCGGGATGTGATGGTCGCGCCCTTGCACGGCGGCCTGTCCCTGGCCCGGCAACAGCAGGCTATTGCGCCCTGTCCGCAGGGGCGGCGCAAAGTAGTGCTGGCGACCAATATTGCCGAGACCAGCCTGACCATCGAAGGGATCAGCACCGTGGTCGACTGTGGGCTTGAGCGCCAGCCGGTGTTCGATACCGCTACCGGCACCACCCACCTGCTCACCCGCCGCATCTCGCGAGCCTCCGCGGCCCAGCGTGCCGGCCGGGCGGGACGGCTGGGCCCCGGCCATTGCTACCGGCTGTGGAGTGAGGAACAACAGGGCCGCCTGCCGGCCCAGCGCCAGCCCGAACTGCAGCAGTCCGATCTCGCTCCACTGGTGTTGCAGCTGCTGGCCTGGGGTGTGCAGGACCCGGCGGAATTGCGCTGGATGGAGCCGCCGCCGGCAGCCAATTACCAGCAGGCGCTGGCGGTGCTGGCCCTGTGCGGCGCCGCCTTTGCCCGCGATACTGCTACCTGGCAACTGACGCCCCACGGGGTGACGCTGGCGCAATTGCCACTGCATCCGCGGCTGGGACATATGCTGCTGACCGGCGCGCAATGGGGCGTGCTGGATACCGCCGCGCTGCTGGCGGCGGCACTGGTGGAACGCAATCCCCTGGCCGGGCGCGAGGCTGACCTGGCCGCGACCCTGGCCGTGTTGAACGGGGAGCGGCCCTGCCCGAGGGAATTCCAGCCCTGGCTGCGCCGCTGCCGCCAACAGGCCGCGCAATACCGGCGCATGATCAAGGGCCTGACTACCGCCCGCGCCGGTACAGTGCCTCCGGCGCTGGAGGATGCCCCCGGCCTGCTGGTGGCGGTGGCCTGGCCAGACCGGATCGCCCGCCGGCGTGCCGGCGGCGACCCCGGCCAGTACCAGTTGGCCAACGGCCGCAGCGCAACCCTGTCCGTCACGGATGCGCTGTGCGCCCAGACCTGGCTCGCGACTGCGGATGTGGCTGGCTCCCGCGACGCTGCGACCGACCGCATCTACAGTGCCACCGCCCTCAATCCCGCCTGCTTCTCCGACCTGCTGGCCAGCCTGGTCAGCAATGAAGAGACTGCCGAATGGGATACGCGCAGCGAACAGTTCAGCGCCCGGTCCCGACGCCTGGTGGGGCGGCTGGAGCTGGACAGCGTCCCGCTGGAGCCAGTGCCGGAAGAGGCGCTGCAGCGGGCTCTGGCCGAACTGCTGCGCCGGCGCGGCCTGCAGCTGCTGCCGTGGACGCCCGAGTTGCAGCAGTGGCGGGCACGGGTCGCGCTGCTGAGGCGCCTGGACCTGGCCGCGGGTCAGGCCGATAGCCCCTGGCCGGACCTCGGTGACGAGGCCCTGTTGGACCAGCTTGAACAGTGGCTGCTGCCGTGGCTGGGCCCGGTACGCAAACTGCAGGACTTCGCCCGGCTGGACCTGAAGGGCATCCTGCTGGCGCTGCTGCCCTGGCCCCTGCCGGCAGATCTGGAACGGCTCGCGCCCGAGCGGCTGGCAGTGCCGTCGGGTTCCAGTATCCGCATCGACTACCTGCCACCGACGCCGGTACTGGCGGTGAAATTGCAGGAGATGTTCGGCTGCGTCCGGACTCCGACCGTCGCCGCTGGCCGCCAGTCTCTGCAACTGCAGCTATTGTCACCGGCGCGCCGGCCGCTGCAGGTGACCCAGGACCTGAGCAGTTTTTGGCGCGATGTCTACCCGCAGGTACGCAAGGAAATGAAAGGCCGCTATCCCAAGCACCCCTGGCCCGAGGACCCGCTGCAGGCACTGCCCACTGCTCATACAAACCGGCGATTGCAGCAACCCCGCTGA